CTCTTGTGCTTCCATCTCATCCGCCAAGATACAAAACAAGCTTCCTCTTTCCAAGTATTCATACACCAAAAACATGCATCTGTTATGCAAACAATAACCATAAAGCCTAATGATGTTGCGGTGGCGAATCTCTGTCAAGACCTCAACTTCATTGCAGAAGCTCTTGTAATAGGATGGATTTTCTGATTCTGTTTTGTGAAGCTTCTTCAATGCAACAGTTTTGCCACTTGGAAGTCGCGCTTCGTAGACGCTACCATAAGCGCCGGTTCCAATGCAATATCTGATATCAAAGTTCTCTGTTGCTTCAATGATGTCCTCAAATGCAATTTGGCCATCATAGTTCCAAATTGAGAACAAGTCTCCATTTTTTGTGGCCTTATTTTCAAGCTTGTCATGATGCCTGGCACGGAAAATACATATTCCAATCCCAACAGAACCCAATGAAATGGTAATGCAGACCACGATTATGACCAAAACCAATGATCGACCAAAATGCTTGTTATGATGGTCGTCTAATTGATCATCCCAGTCATAATATTCATCATTATCAAGAAAGCGATTGCAACATATATAACAGAATGGAATAAGAGACTCAAGTTCCTTTGTATTTTTGATACTAAGGTTATTGTAACGAAGGTCTAAATATGAAACGTTTCCAATTTGAGAAGGAATGCTTCCACTTAATCTGTTATTGCTTAGGTCAATATAACTAGAGTGAATAAAGAGAGAATATGGGATAACACCAGAAATTGCATTACTAGACAGATCTAAAACTTTTAGATGCAACAAATGCTCTATTTCTTTGGGGATACAACCATCTATCCTGTTGGATCCGATGGTGAGCACTTCCAAATGGGTCAAGTACCCGATTTGTTCAGGAATTAGACCAGACAGGGAATTTGAACTCAGGTTTAAGGTTACTAAATTTGTTAATTTCCCTATTTCACGAGGAATGAAACCACTAAGCAAATCTGAATGAAGGTGGAGACTTGTCAAACGCTTCAAGTATCCAATTTGCTCAGGAATTGGAGCAGACAGGAAATTTGAACTCAGGTCAAAGGttaataaatttgttaatttcCCTATTTCATGAGGAATGAAGCCACTAAGTTTGTTTTGGGAAAGGTccaatacaagaagttgaattAGATTTGGCAATGTGAAAGGAACCTCACCAACTAGTAGATTGTTGGAAAGTTTCATGTGTGTGAGACTGCTCATTTGACCCAAGATCAATGGAATGCTTCCATTGAAGCTGTTGCCACTCAAGTCCAACATGACAAGTCTCTCCAGCTTGCTTAGTTCTTGTGGAATTGTACCACTAATATAATTGTTCGAAAGGTCCAACACAAGAAGATGAGTTAGATTTGTCAATGTGAAAGGAACCTTATCAATTAGTAGATTGTTGGAAAGATTCATGTGTGTGAGACTGCTCATTTGACCAAAAATCAATGGAATGCTTCCAAAGAACCTGTTGGCACTCAAGTCTAACACAAGAAGTTGAGTTAGATTTTCCAATAATGTAAAAGGAAGCTCACCTTCAAAAGTGTTGTATGATAGGTTGAGATGTTGTAGCTTCTTGAGACCACTTAGTTTAGGAAACTCACATAACCCGATTTCACTGAGATCTAGATGGACTAGATTTTGAAACACTGAAAAGTTTAGTTTCAATAAGCAGATTTGTGTGCTGAACTCGTCGGTGAAATTTCTTGGAATTGGAGGTGAAAGCAATGTTATACTTCCAGCTTTGTTACAGTTAACTCCGGGCCAGTTGCAACGGTTTGAGACATTATTATATTGGTTACTCCACAACTCTTTACTAATTGAAAGCATAGCATTGGCTTCTTCATCTAAGGCTGACAATTTGTGAGTTCCAGCATCGGTGGTGATGTCAACAAAGACAAGTGGCACTAACgtcaaaataataatgcaagtgCATGATATAGCCATTGGAGTTacaagtgtttgatgaattaATGATCAAGATATGTATTCTTCAATTATTATTCCACAACTTAAAGCCTCAGGGAAAGTGGAATAAGGCTACTAATTAGTGTCATTTTCTACAACTTGAAAGCGACGACAATCAAAATGGAACATAGAACTTTGGTCTTTTCACAATGGAATTCTCAAGTCGTTGGTGGAACATAGAATGAACGTGTAAGTCGGGCAAATCAAATTCTGCCAAATATATCGTCATAAAGATATGACTAAAATAGAGTTCAAGAGGATGAaatgtatacatatataaatgtCCGTTGATTCTTCCATCATTTTCTTGATGAGTGTTCTTGGTCACCTAATGGCCTTATAAATCAAGGAATGGATAACAAGATTGTCACCATTCACTATAAATCAATTTTggaaaatattattgaaaactACGACGACCCATTAAGCACGAAATGAGGGTCTTGCAAGTTGCAAGCATATCAAGATCTTAATGCTTCCAAATATTTAGTTTAACTTAGTATTAATGTATTAGTAAGTAAATAACAAGCAATATTTGTATATAAGCTTAGGCAATTTTGGTTTACAAATATACAATTAGAGGTACTTATTATATGAGattctaaaattaaaagtgctaataaataaaaatccaaatagGCAGATAGACTACCGTAAGGCGTATACCTCCAAAtgcttaagaaaaaaaaaagaaagaaaaatctaaattatatatgttaatcAAACAATTTgaccaatttaaattaaatttgtgttGAAATCATACCGTTAAAGGGTGTTACCCTTAATTTATTGccacaatattttttatttctatataatAAGAACATTGAGGAATGTTACCCTTAATTTTAGTCTTAAAACTTTCTTGTATTATTTTGTGACTTGCTAAAACTTAAGTTTAAATTAAGAGGAATATTCTGGACCAGCAGAATTTGTGATGTGTAGTTATCAATTAGTcatcattaatatatttaatggtGTGAAATGATATCTAATGATGTaggattattcatttttttatcgTTAAGTATTGGccagattttaataaaagtacaGTCTCTAAACTTTTtcttaaagagaaattgaactAAGATGGAAATGCATTTGTAAAATGCATGttatagtatttattaattgtagAAAAATACAttcatatatacaaatatattagcTTCAATATCGCCATTGCTGAGGAAACATTGAGGATCCTTGGTCAAGTGGGTAGTGAAGCAAAGGAAGAAGAGCTTCAGTTACTCTTTCATCTCCAAAGAAGTTGGTTTCAAGTTTCAACACATTCCTCAACTAGCTCATAATTTTGCTAACTATGATTTTTCAATTcaccccctcttctacaccaACAAATTAATTAAGGTTATGATGCCATTTATTTAGTGATAACGTAagattaattttcttaaaaGTTTAATATAATTTCCATGTACTCAAAAAGATAAGTCACTAAATTAACTATTGTATATTTAtatagtatttatatatattctaatatatattaaatattttaaggagtttaattttgatacactaaCAGTGTAATACGTCTTATACAGTCGTACAATTAtatccatttttttaaaatacatatccACGTGATCAttgtaaaaattagttatttttgctgatataatgttatattattaaatacatttctaaaattattttatattaacagtgtattaaaattaaatttatatttttatatatattttatacaaataattaattagttgtatgctaattttttgtattcatataatataattggataattttatactattagacagttt
This sequence is a window from Arachis duranensis cultivar V14167 chromosome 2, aradu.V14167.gnm2.J7QH, whole genome shotgun sequence. Protein-coding genes within it:
- the LOC107475713 gene encoding probable leucine-rich repeat receptor-like protein kinase At1g35710 is translated as MAISCTCIIILTLVPLVFVDITTDAGTHKLSALDEEANAMLSISKELWSNQYNNVSNRCNWPGVNCNKAGSITLLSPPIPRNFTDEFSTQICLLKLNFSVFQNLVHLDLSEIGLCEFPKLSGLKKLQHLNLSYNTFEGELPFTLLENLTQLLVLDLSANRFFGSIPLIFGQMSSLTHMNLSNNLLIDKVPFTLTNLTHLLVLDLSNNYISGTIPQELSKLERLVMLDLSGNSFNGSIPLILGQMSSLTHMKLSNNLLVGEVPFTLPNLIQLLVLDLSQNKLSGFIPHEIGKLTNLLTFDLSSNFLSAPIPEQIGYLKRLTSLHLHSDLLSGFIPREIGKLTNLVTLNLSSNSLSGLIPEQIGYLTHLEVLTIGSNRIDGCIPKEIEHLLHLKVLDLSSNAISGVIPYSLFIHSSYIDLSNNRLSGSIPSQIGNVSYLDLRYNNLSIKNTKELESLIPFCYICCNRFLDNDEYYDWDDQLDDHHNKHFGRSLVLVIIVVCITISLGSVGIGICIFRARHHDKLENKATKNGDLFSIWNYDGQIAFEDIIEATENFDIRYCIGTGAYGSVYEARLPSGKTVALKKLHKTESENPSYYKSFCNEVEVLTEIRHRNIIRLYGYCLHNRCMFLVYEYLERGSLFCILADEMEAQELKWSKRVNIIKGTAYALAHMHHHCPSPIVHRDVSSNNVLLNSELEACVSDFGTARLLDPDSSNQTLLVGTYGYIAPELAYTMSVTTKCDVYSFGVVALETMMGHHPGEFMSIMSKPSTQQLLVKDVLDPRIPLPKSQKDMKDVVHVVKLALACLSSDPKSRPSMQDVANEFSVSKASMNSSFFDVSIYQLMH